In Paraconexibacter algicola, the following proteins share a genomic window:
- a CDS encoding PucR family transcriptional regulator, producing the protein MSELSPDARAAIRDAARAMASRLDEIHGAVVAATLERVPVDADGSHLVTSLSDMVTANLMAFIATVGGRLEVTAHEPLPEERKWAANLARAGREPSDLLAAHRTIQAELEAQWRRGLRDQASDLETFADADAATAQVLFQMVDRVLPELMAHHAATSASDPPVIALRRGSTIRSLLAGHDVDVAEASARLHYELDRWHVALAARVTDDATAEEQLERVVGAVRAATGRRPLATRAGSDVIHVWAGFDGEPERVAIPPVAGAVVALGRAARGLDGFRRSRHEAVRALDLAIDLGRAPGTVTDYAEVEVLSLLYADRPQARRFVDEVLGPLIEADATGALVTTMEVLYDEHLNSARAAERLGVHRNTITYRLRKVLELTGASHPLTLRLRVAVALAPAVLSGVPSPLRRGSTDR; encoded by the coding sequence ATGAGCGAGCTCTCCCCGGACGCCCGAGCGGCGATCCGCGATGCCGCACGGGCGATGGCGAGCCGGCTGGACGAGATCCACGGCGCGGTCGTCGCCGCCACGCTCGAGCGGGTCCCCGTGGACGCGGACGGCTCCCACCTCGTGACCAGCCTCAGCGACATGGTCACCGCCAACCTCATGGCGTTCATCGCCACCGTCGGCGGCCGCCTGGAGGTCACCGCGCACGAGCCGCTGCCGGAGGAGCGCAAGTGGGCGGCGAACCTCGCCCGTGCCGGCCGCGAGCCGTCCGACCTGCTCGCCGCGCACCGGACGATCCAGGCCGAGCTCGAGGCGCAGTGGCGCCGCGGTCTGCGGGACCAGGCGTCCGACCTCGAGACGTTCGCGGACGCGGACGCGGCGACCGCGCAGGTGCTCTTCCAGATGGTCGACCGCGTCCTGCCCGAGCTGATGGCCCACCACGCCGCCACCTCGGCCTCCGACCCGCCGGTGATCGCCCTGCGGCGGGGCTCGACGATCCGCAGCCTCCTCGCGGGCCACGACGTGGACGTCGCCGAGGCGAGCGCACGACTGCACTACGAGCTGGACCGCTGGCACGTCGCGCTCGCCGCACGGGTCACGGACGACGCCACCGCGGAGGAGCAGCTCGAGCGGGTGGTGGGCGCCGTGCGGGCAGCCACCGGCCGACGGCCGCTCGCGACCCGGGCGGGCTCCGACGTCATCCACGTCTGGGCGGGCTTCGACGGCGAGCCCGAGCGGGTCGCGATCCCGCCGGTCGCCGGCGCGGTCGTGGCGCTCGGCCGAGCGGCGCGGGGGCTCGACGGCTTCCGTCGCAGCCGGCACGAGGCCGTCCGGGCGCTCGATCTCGCGATCGACCTCGGTCGCGCGCCCGGGACCGTGACGGACTACGCGGAGGTCGAGGTGCTGTCGCTGCTGTACGCGGACCGGCCCCAGGCGCGGCGGTTCGTCGACGAGGTGCTCGGCCCACTGATCGAGGCCGACGCGACCGGCGCGCTCGTGACCACGATGGAGGTGCTCTACGACGAGCACCTCAACTCGGCGCGCGCCGCCGAGCGCCTCGGCGTCCACCGCAACACCATCACCTACCGTCTGCGGAAGGTGCTCGAGCTGACCGGCGCGTCCCACCCCCTGACGCTGCGCCTGCGGGTGGCGGTCGCGCTCGCGCCCGCGGTCCTTTCCGGCGTCCCCTCCCCCCTCCGTCGCGGGAGCACCGACCGATGA
- a CDS encoding sensor histidine kinase, with the protein MSRSGRPQDLRWAARRLLRDVSRAVRRPPAPTGPARAPMGDPVLAALRVRTILTGAPVFLALFLLFLVTSPTPVRVLPALLIAGTIILGPLAIGVQHVRHGPYPRNRAYQSAAVGFTVAAGAAIAALGPGPSTAFSVTMSFGVITLIVLALDGRWLAGAALGHAAAWLGTGWLLNDPGTDALLTGAVVQGGALTVLLLAGRIFSDHVLVAATANEAARRAQAEAELARVQERQRLSEALHDHALQLVVTALQDLAEAETDDPAVLEAHQRIDDAVRALRGLSVTMNEGLLAELAPRVALEYVVAEARGDGRLEIDLDVEPDVHRRHTVLLVESARELLANVRRHANASRATVRVALRDGELELAVEDDGVGFDEAAVAAAGDAGHVGIWRLRRHARVLGGAFTLSRRPGGGTRAALRVRDRR; encoded by the coding sequence ATGAGCCGGTCGGGACGCCCGCAGGACCTGCGGTGGGCCGCGCGACGGCTCCTGCGCGACGTGTCGCGGGCGGTCCGGCGGCCGCCGGCGCCCACGGGACCGGCGCGCGCCCCGATGGGCGACCCGGTGCTGGCCGCGCTGCGGGTCCGGACGATCCTGACCGGCGCGCCGGTCTTCCTGGCCCTCTTCCTGCTCTTCCTCGTGACGTCGCCGACGCCGGTGCGCGTCCTGCCCGCGCTCCTGATCGCGGGCACGATCATCCTCGGCCCGCTCGCGATCGGCGTGCAGCACGTCCGCCACGGCCCGTACCCGCGCAACCGGGCCTACCAGTCCGCCGCGGTCGGCTTCACGGTCGCGGCCGGCGCCGCGATCGCCGCGCTGGGCCCCGGGCCGTCGACCGCGTTCTCGGTGACGATGTCCTTCGGGGTGATCACCCTCATCGTGCTCGCCCTCGACGGCCGCTGGCTCGCCGGCGCCGCCCTCGGCCACGCCGCGGCGTGGCTCGGGACCGGCTGGCTGCTCAACGACCCGGGGACGGACGCGCTGCTGACCGGCGCCGTCGTGCAGGGCGGCGCGCTCACGGTGCTGCTGCTCGCCGGGCGGATCTTCTCCGATCACGTCCTCGTCGCCGCGACGGCCAACGAGGCGGCGCGGCGCGCGCAGGCCGAGGCCGAGCTCGCCCGGGTCCAGGAGCGGCAGCGGCTCTCCGAGGCGCTGCACGACCACGCGCTGCAGCTCGTGGTCACCGCGCTGCAGGACCTCGCGGAGGCCGAGACCGACGACCCCGCGGTCCTCGAGGCCCACCAGCGGATCGACGACGCCGTCCGTGCGCTGCGCGGCCTGAGCGTGACGATGAACGAGGGGCTGCTCGCGGAGCTCGCGCCGCGGGTCGCGCTCGAGTACGTGGTCGCCGAGGCCCGCGGCGACGGACGTCTGGAGATCGACCTCGACGTCGAGCCCGACGTGCACCGTCGGCACACGGTGCTCCTCGTCGAGTCGGCCCGGGAGCTCCTGGCGAACGTCCGGCGCCACGCCAACGCGAGCCGGGCGACGGTGCGCGTGGCGCTGCGCGACGGCGAACTGGAGCTGGCCGTCGAGGACGACGGGGTGGGCTTCGACGAGGCGGCGGTCGCCGCGGCCGGCGACGCCGGGCACGTCGGGATCTGGCGCCTGCGGCGCCACGCCCGGGTCCTCGGCGGGGCCTTCACGTTGTCCCGCCGCCCCGGTGGCGGGACGCGCGCCGCGCTGCGCGTCCGCGACCGCCGCTGA